Genomic window (Melioribacteraceae bacterium):
TTGCGATCGTACTCCCCAGGTGGAATACTTAATGCGTTAGCTGCGGCACTGGATACTAATGCATCCAACACCTAGTATTCATCGTTTACAGCGTGGACTACCAGGGTATCTAATCCTGTTTGATCCCCACGCTTTCGCGCCTCAGCGTCAGTTATGGACCAAGAAGCCGCCTTCGCCACTGGTGTTCTTCCAGATATCTACGTATTTCACCACTACACCTGGAATTCCGCTTCTCTCTTCCAAACTCAAGATTTGCAGTATCAATGGCAGTTCTACGGTTAAGCCGCAGGATTTCACCACTGACTTACAAACCCGCCTACGCGCCCTTTACACCCAGTAAATCCGGACAACGCTTGCCCCCTACGTATTACCGCGGCTGCTGGCACGTAGTTAGCCGGGGCTTCTTCTAAGGGTACCGTCAGTTCAAGTCCCTTACGAAACTTGATTTTTCGTCCCCTTCAAAAGGAGTTTACAACCTTACGGCTTTCATCCTCCACGCGGCGTTGCTGGGTCAGACTTGCGTCCATTGCCCAATATTCCTCACTGCTGCCTCCCGTAGGAGTCTGGACCGTGTCTCAGTTCCAGTGTGGCTGATCATCCTCTCAGACCAGCTACTGATCGTAGCCTTGGTGGGCAGTTACCCCGCCAACTAGCTAATCAGATGCAAGCTTATCTGTAGACGTTACATTGCTGCAACTTTAACAACATCATCATGCGATGCCGCTGCATTATACGGTATTAGCCCGCCTTTCGACGAGTTATTCCGAATCCACAGGTAAATTACTTACATATTACTCACCCTTGCGCCAGTTTACTAAAAGTATTGCTACTTTATTCTCCTAGACTTGCATGTGTTAAGCACGCCGCCAGCGTTCGTCCTGAGCCAGGATCAAACTCTCCGTTGTAGAGTTTTATTAAATTTTATAAATCAACAAAGTTTTCCCAAAGAAATTCTTTAGTCACTCACTCTATCAAAGAACATAATTAAACAAGGATTCCAAATATAAGGCAGAGATTTAGTTTTGTCAAGAGCCTTATACTTTTTTTTCGAATTTTTCTTGAATTGTTTTAAAGAGCAATCGTTTCAAAAACGGGCATGAAACCTAATACATTTTTTTAAAGAATGCAAATTTAAAATTCACAGAAGTCTTTTACTTGATAGGATTTTGCTTAGCTATCTTTAATTTTCTGCTGAAGTGAGGTGATTGTTTACTTTTTTCTCAATGCGGGGACTATTTGCTTCACAGTATATTTAAGTTTTGTGAGTTGCCACAGAAATCGAGTAATGTGCAAATTTGTTTACTCAATAGTTAAATACCAACCATATTTGATTGGTTGTTTTAGGGAACTCTAAGAATTTTTTGATGTTGAAGAGTTCATTGTTTCAAATAACGGGAGAAAAATATGAACCAGAATCCATTATCAGACTTGATCCCAGATCATGTTTACGAAATTTTAGAATCTCGTAAGCTGCTAAATCAGAAAACACTTCGAGACCATATAATTCGTAAAAGATTTATGGAGTTAAAAACAACTAAATTAAGTGTTACTGAGGCAATTGAAAAAATACGTGCCGATTATCCCTACTTGCAATCAGACACAATTAGAAAGATTGTGTATCATATTGGAAAATAGTCTTCTTGACATTACATTTTTTGAAGTTTAATTTAAGGACGCAATTACATAATATAAGGTAAGTTGATGTCGAAAATACGGTCAAGTTCTAAAGAACAAAAAAAGAAAGAGATTGTTTTCAGAGATTATTGGGGCACAAAAAATTTTGCTTTATTAGGCCTTGGTATGTTGATGATATTAGCGGGATTTATTTTTATGGCGCAAGGAAGTTGGGATAGTAATTCATCTCTCAATATTGCGCCAATTTTACTTTTTATTGCTTATATCATCGTTATTCCGATTGCAATTCTCAAAAAAAACGATTAATCCGATAAATGTATTTAGCAAAAGTTGTTGGTAATATTGTTTCCACTCAGAAGAATGTATTTTTGAAAGGTCACAAACTTCTGGTGTGTAAGCAAATTAGTTTGGATGGGCAATTTACTGATAACAAAGATGTAATATCACTGGATACTTTGGATGCAGGTATAGGGGATAGAGTAATTATTGCTCAGGAGGGGGATGCCGTTCAGCAAATTCTGGGGAATAAAAGCACACCGGTAAATACAATGATTATCGCGATTGTAGATAATATCGAAATTAATGAAGATAATAAAACGTGAATGATTTAAATGAACTTGCTTATCTCAAACTTTTAAGTTCAACAGAAAATATCGGTCCTCAAAAAATTCTAGCTCTCAAGTCACACTTTAAGTCATTTGAAAACATATACGCTTCAACTCTTTCCGAAATTATAAAAGTTGAAGGAATCCACACAAGTTCCGCATTGAATATCATTAAAAACAAACCCCATTTTGAATCTACGAAAAAGATTCTCTCCAATGAACTAGATCAACTCAAAAAGCAGGGGGCGAGATTAATAACGTATTGGGAAGATGAATACCCCTCAATATTGAGAAATATTTACTATCCCCCGATACTATTATATTTAAAAGGAAGCGCTAAATTAAATTATGGTTCCAAAATTGCTATAGTGGGAACCCGAACGCCTACTAACTATGGCAGAATTCAAGCTGAAAATTTTGCCGCTGATCTTGTAGAAAACAACTTAATAATTGTGAGTGGGCTGGCTAGAGGAATTGATTCCGCATCTCATAACAGCGCCCTTAAAAAAGGGGGACAAACATTCGCGGTAATAGGCTCGGGACTGGATGTAATTTATCCATCAGAGAATAAAAAATTGTTCGAGCAAATCTGCGAAAACGGATTAGTAATTAGCGAATATGAATTAGGAACTAAACCCGATGCTCAAAACTTTCCAAAAAGAAATAGAATAATAAGCGGGTTAAGTATTGCCACTCTGGTTATCGAAACAAGAATTAATGGTGGAGCTATTCAAACCGCGAATTATGCTTATGACCAGGATCGTGAAGTATTTGCAGTACCAGGAAATGTCAATTCACAATTTAGTGATGGCTGTAATTATTTAATTAAAAAGAATATCGCAAGATTGGTAACATCAGTCCATGATATTTTAGAGGAACTGAATATTAAACTTGATCAAAAATCAGTTTCAAAATTGCAGCCAGAATTAGATCTAAATTTATTCGAAGCAAAAACTTTATCGGTTCTTTCGGATGAGCCAATTTATATTGACGATATTGCGGAAAAAACTGAGATGGCAACTTCTGATTGTCTTGTAAATTTATTAACACTCGAATTTAAGGGAGTTGTAAAGCAGTTTCCGGGGAAAATGTTTGTAAGAATTTAAAATATTAATTTAATCACCTTTAAAAAACTAGTACTTCTTTTTCCCATTCCACAGCATTTTCAATCTTTCCAAAATAGCTTTTTCCGAACCATTGCTGGTAGGAATATAGTACTGTTTATTTTTTATCTGATCTGGTAAATAATCCTCGAGCACAAAATGATTTTCAAAATCGTGAGGATATTTATAGTTCTTCCCATAATCTAAATTTTTCATTAATGAAGTTGGAGCATTCCTAAGGTGCATTGGAACCGGAAATTGGGATAATGCTTTAACATCACCCAATGCTTTATCTATTGCAAGGTAAGCTGAATTACTTTTTACAGAACTAGCTAAGTAAGTTGCACATTGAGATAAAATAATTCTTGATTCGGGCATCCCTATTTTTTCAATAGCTTGAAAAGTGGCTACAGCAAGAAGTAAAGCGTTAGGAGAGGCATTTCCAATATCTTCTGATGCAAAAATTATCATTCTTCTGGCAATAAAAAGCGGGTCTTCTCCCCCTTCTATCATTCTCGCAAGCCAGTAAACAGCAGCATCGGGATCGGAACCCCGCATACTTTTAATAAATGCTGAAATTATATTAAAATGTTCTTCACCACTTTTATCGTAAAGAATATTTTTTTGTTGAAGAATTTTTTCAATGAGCGGATTATCAATTATTATTTCATCCTTTTCTTTTTCATGAAGAACGGCCGCTTCAACAATATTGAGGAGAACACGCGCATCTCCGCCGGAAGAGATAATTATAAATTGTTCATCATCTATTCTAATTCTTTTATTTTTTAAGTATTCATCATTTTCGAGTGCATGCTTTAAAATGTTAGATAGATCATCGCTTGAAAGCTGTTCCAAAACAAAAATGCGAACTCTTGATCTTAAAGCCGGAATTACTTCAAATGATGGATTTTCGGTTGTAGCGCCGATTAATACTAACTCCCCCGATTCAACACTCGAGAGAAGAGCATCTTGCTGTGATTTATTGAATCTATGAATTTCATCAATAAATAAAATTGTGCGCTGATTATGATCTAAGTTTAGTTTGGCTCTTTCAATAATTTGACGCACATCTTTAACGCCGGCTGACACCGCATTGATTTGATAAAATTGAGAATTGGTTGTTTGAGCGATAATTCTGGCAAGTGTAGTTTTACCGCTTCCAGGAGGCCCCCAAAAGATCATTGATTGAATTGAATCTGCTTCAATCATTCTTCTCAACGGTTCATCAATTCCAACCAATTTTGATTGACCGAAGAATTGTTCTAGATTTTTGGGACGGCACCTCTCTGCTAAAGGTAAATAATTATTTGTGGGATCACTTTGCATCAGTTCTCATCAATTTTAATAACATTTTCATCCGGAAATTTCATGTCGTACCTTTCTCTCGCAACTTTTTCAATTTTTTCTTGGCTGGTTTGAAGTGAATCAATTTCCTGCTGAAGTGATTTCAATTTTTGGTCGGCACTGTCAATTCGAATCTGAAGCTCATGAATTTCATTTTTAAGTTTCATAAACTTTATAAAACCATTGTCATTGAATACCAAGTACCCAATTACCAGAAGAAATAATAGCCCGATAACAATTCTTACAACAAGATTCTTTTTCATCTTTTTATGAAAGTGCGTCTTTGAGAATTATATCTATTAATTCATTAAAAGATAAACCCGCGCATTTTGCCATTTTAGGTACAAGACTTGTACTAGTCATCCCGGGCAAATTATTTACTTCAAGGACATAGGCTTCACTTTTTTCGTTAACCCGGAAATCAACCCTCGAATAAGTTTTACAACCTAAAGCTTTGAACGCGAGGAGAGCTTGCTTCTGAAGATACTGAGAAAGTTCATCAGGTATATCTGCTGGTACAATATAGTCAGTCATTCCGGGAGTATATTTTGATTCATAGTCATAAAAACCGGAATGCGGAATTATCTCCAGAACCGGGTATGTTTTATTTTTTATTACTGCGACTGTCAGTTCCCTACCCGGAATAAATTCTTCAATCAAAATTTTTGATGAATACTTAAACGCTTCAACTACAGCTGAATCAATTTCTGATTCATCTTTGCATTTTGATAATCCAATTGTGGAACCGGAATCATTCGGTTTTACAATACATGGATAAAATATTTTTTCTTTTATTAAAGATTTTATATCAGATAGATTGTAATTACCTTTTTCCAGATCAATCCAATTTGGAGTTAACACCCCAAAATGTCTGAACATTATTTTAGAATATATTTTATCCATCGCAATTGCGCTGGCAAGAATTGATGAACCGGTATATTTAATTCCTCTTAACTCAAGTAGCGATTGCAATGCACCATCCTCACCCCACTTTCCATGCAATCCAATAAAAACAGCGTCAATATTATCAAATAATGGAGAGGCAACTAACTTTACATAATTTTCATCATTCAAAACACCTTTATCTTCCACTGCAAAATAATCGTCAATATTTGCAAGTTGATCAACTCCAAGTCCGGGATCAAACACTTTTACGTTATATCCTAGTTCAGTTAAAGCAATGTATATGGATTTGGAACTAGCTTTTGAGACTTGCCTTTCCGGAGATGTACCTCCTACAAGTAGTGCAATATTTAACTTATTCTTATACATAATTTAGCCGGAGTTTATTTGTTAGAGTTAGTAATTCTTTCAATCAATTTTAAACTTTCCAACGCATCTTGAGCGATTGAATAATCGGGTTGCTTTTTTAAGAACATTTTTTGTACCGCCTTCAGCATATAAACAGTTCGGTTTCCTCTTTTCCGAAAAACTTTACGGGCTTCACCCGGAAAGTTGATCACTAAATTAGTAATTGCACCATTCTTTCCCATCATACTTTCAATACTGAGTGAGCCATTATAGCCAAAGATGTCAATTATACTATGAGGTTTTTTATCAGAATAAAAAACATTGAATTGCCCATATCCTCCCTTTTCAAATTTTAGAATAGCCGCAGAAAAATCTTCTACTTCGCTATTATGTACAATATTATCTGAAAATGATTTAAAGTCTGTGATGTTACCTCCCAAAAAACGAAGTCCATCAATAACTTGAGAACCAACATCAATTAATACTCCACCGCCGCTGAGTTCTTTATTAAATCTAAAAGTTTGACCTGGTGATACTTCAATATTGGAAGATGCTGAGATTGAAAAAATTTTTCCAAGAATTTGGAGATTGAGTAATTCTTTTGCTTTAAGTACTAGGGGGTGAAATCGGTGTGAGTAATTAACCATTAAGTGCACACCATTTTTTTTACAAGCGTCAATCATTTCGGATGCATGAACTGAAGTAATTGCGATTGGCCTTTCACAAAGTATATTTAACTTTGATTCCGCCGCCTTTATTGCCTGCCAGTAATGATTTGCATTAGCGCTTGAAATATAGACAGCATCAATTCCACTCTTTAAGAATTTATCAAAATCATCGAATGCATTTGGTATTCCATACTTTGATGAAAGATTTTTCGCTCTATAAAAATCTCCACTGTACAAAGAAACTACTTTACTTCTTCTCAGAAATTGAAAAGCGGGTAACAAATTATTCTCAGCAAATATTCCGCATCCTGCAATTCCCCACTTAATTTTTTTTGGCAGTGCTTTTCTTAATAACGATTTTGATGTTATCATAATTTTATAGTTTTAATTTTTTCATTAACATATTAATAGGTTTTGAATTTTGCATAATGTAAAAATGTAATGCTGGTACATTTGCGTTTAATAATTCTTCAACTTGCTTTAATGCCCAATTCACACCAATTTCCTGAACATGTTCATTTTTTGCAGAGTTAATTTCTTCAGCCAATTCAGCCGGAATATCAATAAAAAAGTTTTTAGGAATATTAGTCAATTGAAGTTTACTGGTGATAATTTTTATTCCCGGTATTATTGGAGCTGTAATCCCCTCTTTCCTGCATAAATCCAAATAATTAAAAAATGATTTGTTATCATAAAACATTTGAGTAACTATATATGATGCGCCGGCTTCAATTTTTGCTTTAGTATATTTAATATCGGTTAACAAATTTGGCGCTTCAAAATGTTTTTCCGGATATCCGCTTATTCCAACACAAAAATCCATCGGATCTGCATCAAGCAATCCATCTTCAAGATACTTCCCCTTATTTACTTTAACAATCTGGCTTACTAAATCAACAGCAAATCTATTTAAACTACGCCCAAACTTTAATGGTTTACGGAAACCATTATCATCTCCTCTGATTGCAAGTACATTATCAATTCCCAGATAGTGCAACTCAATTAGGAAATCTTCCGTTTCCTCTCTTGTAAAACCTTCACATAAAACATGAGGAACCGCATCAATATTATATTTATTTTGAATTAAAGCGCATATCCCAAGTGTACCCGGACGCTTTCGCTTAACTCGCATTTCAACATGTCCGCCACTTGTTTCTTCATAAATTACTTCTGCGGCATGACTCGTTATATCAATAAATGGAGGATGATAAACGACTATATCTTCCAATAAATTTAATAACTGTTTTACATTACCACCCCTTTTGGGAGGAATAATTTCAAAACTTATTAACGTGTCTTTAGCTTTTTCAAGATGTTCAATTACTTTCATATATATCCTTTTTATTGCCCACTTAATTTAATGTTTTACGATTAAAAGTACTTTTTAATTTGCGGTTATTGTTATCTTACTTTTACTCTTCTGAATAAATCGATTTTCATTTATATCCAGCTTAATATATTTCCCCTTACGCCACTTGTCTGTCATATCGGAATAATGGCTACTCATAAAATTACCCGATTGCCCTGTTGGCAAAATAAAATGAATAATTTCGGGGTCACCAAAATCATAAATGTACCGCATCGAAGGACCTAAAATGTTTTCAAATTTTGTAGTAACTGGAATTTCATCATCAGAATTTGATAGATATCGGAATGAATATTCGGTATTAAAAATTGTTGTACCATCTCCTCCAATCGGGTAAGGACCAATATTAATAATCTTGTCCAAAAAATCTGATTTACCGGAAAACATATGTTTAAAGGTTACAGTATGAAGATTTCCCCATTGCCAATCGGCTATATTTTTTCCAAAATGTTTTTCCAGATAAGTAGTTGCCTCACTTAAACTGTTCCGGATGATTTCATCCCGAGTTTCGATTTCAGCAGTATTTATATTATCAAGAAATGTGGATGAATTTGCCTCCAATATTTCTAATAATTTTCTGTATGGGACATTAGCAACAAATACATATTGACTGAATAGCTCTTTTCCAAGTTCATCTTCAAAAATATTTTTAATTAAGAATTTTAGGAATACATTATATATAGCGGGTAATTGACTTCCAGAATTCATTTCATAGTTCCATGAGTCGAGCAATTTTATTACATCTCTTAAATTATTATCATTAATTCTAACGTTCTGAAATGCGGGTTTAATAAACCCGATAATTTTCTGAGAATAAGGGGAAATCAAATCATTCTGATATGTTTTGAAATCTTTAACATTATGTTTTGATTTAGAAGATAATAGCTGCGTGATCCTTTCAATTCTGCTAGATGGTTCCCACAAATTTGAAATATGGTGAGGAAAATTTTTTAATGTTTTATTATTTGCCGATGCAATAAAATTTTGAGCGGGATTAAACAATATGGGCATCTCTCCGTAAGGGACAAAACCTTTCCAATCGTTTGATGAAGTTGTTCCATTATAAACTAATGTTGGACTGGCATTCGAGCGAACAGGTAATTTGGAGGCACAGATATAACCAATATTGTTTTTATTATCCCCATATACAAAATTTTGACCAGGTACTGTGAAGTGAGAGAGAGCCAGTTTAAATTCTTCCCAATTACTTGCCTTATTTATCATTAATAGTGAAAATAAATCATCAGAAAATTCCAGACCGGTCCACCTCATGCTCAATGCGGCATTATTTTTTGATCCTGGATACAATACATTATAGGGATGAGAATCAGTAATAAGTGGCCCACGATGATTTTCTCTAATATCTAATAATTCATCCCCTCCATTTTTCACTTTTATTATTTCTTTACGAGATTTAAGATTTCTCCAATTGCCATCAATTAAATATTTAGTGCCCGAGGTATCTATCTGCTCAGCATAAAAATCAGCGTCATCTGCCATAACATTTGTTACCACCCATGAAATGTTTTGATTCTTTCCAATTATCACGGCAGGTATTCCGGGAAGAGAAAACCCTTCAACTTTCCATGTTGGTGAACTTACCATTATAAAGAACCACTTCCCCGGTGCCGAAAAAGCCAGATGCGGATCATTAGCAACAATTGGTTTTGCGGAACTCGACATCGAATTATTAACAACCCAATTATTCGAACCTATGTGCGTCCCAATAAAACCGGTGAACTCTCTAAACTTTCTATCTGTGTTAATAATCTCAGTCTTAATAGTAGCTATGTTTTTAAATTCTGAAGGAATAATAGTGGGTGCGTTCTGTGGGAAATCTGGTAGCAACTGTCTTGCCTTCTCCTCTCCAATTTTTTGAATGATCGCGGAAAATGCGACATCCGTCCACCAGCTTATGTTAAGCTCCCAACCTAGTAGTTTGCCAATTACCAATGAATGCTCGGGCTTCCAATTATATGGTTCGTAACCAAGAATGCCAAACTCGGGTTGATATTTCCCTTTATTTTCTTTTATGAAATGATTCACTCCATCGGCGTATGATTTAAGTATTTTTTTTGTTAAAGGATTAAGCCGGTCGTAGTTATTCTTTACATTATTATAAATTCCGATCGTTTTAAACATTTTATCGAATGATAAAGTTGAAGTACCAAATATCTCACTTAATCTTCCCTCGCCTGCTCTGCGGGCAACATCCATTTGAAATAATCTATCCTGAGCATGAACATAGCCAATGCCAAATGCGGCATCTTCATCATTTAATGCAACTATTAGAGGAATGGCTGAAGAATCACGATAAACCGTAATTGAAGATTTAAGAGATTCAGAGTTAGTCTCACCATCATACTCTGGGACAGTTCTATTTAGCATCCAATATGAAATGGAAAAAATTACAATAATGATTGCAACAACAGATGCTACTATTCCTATAAATACCTTTAAAAATTTATTCATCGTAAAACCACTATATTAGTACTCAAAAATAAACATTTGATTTGCCCCGTAAAATATTATTTAACTAAGTTGAAATATAAATATTAATTAATTGTGATTAAAAGATGAATGAAATTATTCTAGTTATCAGTCTCATCATTCTTGTTCTGCTGATCATCTCTCTCCTCCTTCAACGAAAAAGAAGTAGTCCTGCTGAACTAATTGAACTTAAGAACGAATTTGAAAGATTAGATCGTTCATTCCGAGATGAAATTACAAGAACAAGGGAGGAAAATTCCCGTTCTCAAAAGGACCAGAGAGAAGAGATTAATTCTTCTATTTTAAAGCTTGGTGAACAAATCAGTTCAACAATCGGAGAACTTGCAAAACGTCAAATCGAGCAATTAGAGATTTTCGAGAGTAGATTAAATACATTAACTACTACCAACGAACAAAAATTTGATAAGCTTCAGGAGAAAGTTGAATTTAATTTGAGAGAAATGCTCGATCAAAATTCCAAAAAATTAGAGGAGATGAGACAAACTGTTGATGAAAAATTACATTCTACTTTAGAAAAAAGATTGGGTGAATCTTTCAAATTAGTTAGTGAACGTTTAGAGGCTGTTAGAGAAGGCTTAGGCGAGATGAGAAATTTGGCCGTTGGTGTTGGGGATCTGAAAAAAGTATTGACTAATGTAAAAACCAGAGGTACTTGGGGAGAAATTCAACTTCAAAATTTAATTGAACAGATTTTAACTCCCGACCAGTATGTGAAAAATTATTCAACCAAAAAAGGAAGTAACGATAGAGTGGAATTCGCGATCAAGATGCCTGGGCGTAGCGAAAATAAAGATGGATTTTGCTGGCTTCCAATTGACGCTAAATTCCCGATGGAAGATTATCAAAGACTAGCAACCGCACAAGATCTAGTTGATGTTCTGCTCATCGAAGAGGCCGGGAAAGCACTGGAAAATAGAATTAAATTGGAAGCTAAATCAATTTATGATAAGTATATCGATCCACCAAATACAACAGACGTAGCTCTTTTATTTCTTCCGGTTGAGGGACTTTTCGCGGAAATTTTACGCCGCCCCGGTTTATTTGAAAAGCTGCAAAATGATTATAAGGTGATTATAACCGGACCTACAACTCTGACTGCAATCTTGAATAGTCTCCAAATGGGTTTTAAAACATTAGCCATTGAAAAGCGTTCGAGTGAAGTTTGGACCCTGCTCGGTGCCGTAAAAAATGAATTTGTAAAGTTTGGAGATATTCTTGAAAAAACACAAGAAAAATTACGCCAGGCAAGTGATACGATTGATTCAGCAAAAGTTCGATCGAGAGCGATAGAAAGAAGATTACGCGATGTTCAGGAATTACCTTCTAGTGAGCAAACTAATTTGATTGAATAAATTTTAAACCATTCAAAAGCTTTTTGCTTATAAAATGAACTGAAATAACAATTTTTAGCCATTCACCGACAAATACCCGCCATTCACCGATTTTCTATTAATAGTGGTAAACTATCTCAATAGATTTGCCGTCGAAATTACTGAACAAAAAGGAATTGTAAAATGAATACTCCAAAACTGCACGGAAGAATTATCGCTGGGATTATTTTAATTCTTGTCGGCGCATTTTTCTTTTTAGATAACTACGATTTAATTTATATACCATCCCACTTTATCAGGTGGCAATATTTATTGATCATCGTAGGACTACTTTACTTGGGACTTGCGCATAATAAAACAGCCGGGATTATATTAGTAGCAATAGGTGTTTTTGGGTTATACCCCGGTTTATGGCCATTAATTTTTGTATTGATAGGCGTTAAGATTATTTGGGGTAGACGGCTTTCTGTATTAAGAATGCGCCATCCTTTAAATGATATTGATGCAAACGAGAGTAATTATATTGATCAGATAAATTTATTTGGCGGAGGGAAAAAATTCCTAACAACTGATCAATTTAAAGGGGGAAGTATAATTTCAATTTTCGGTGGTTCAGAAGTTAATATGCAGAATTGCCAATTGGCAGAGGGAGTTAATACGCTTGAGGTAACTTCGATATTCGGTGGATCTACATTAATTATGCCTGCTGACTGGAACATTGAAGTTGATGTACTACCTCTATTCGGAGGATTTAGTGACAATAGAATAAAAGACCCGAATGCAAAGTTTATAAATGATAAAAAATTAATTATTAAGGGTGTAGCTTTATTTGGCGGTGGTGAAATTAAAACATCTTATTAGGAGATAACTAAAATGAATAATAATAATGCAAAAGTAATTCTGGGAGCTATATTTATTGGTTTAGGAATCTTATTGATAGCTGATAATCTCAATATTTTCTTTTTTGATATTCAGCCATTAATATTTTCGTGGCGTACTATTTTAATAATATTGGGTATTGTTTTTATCGCTAATAATAAGAATAGAACTTTAGGAATAATATTTCTTTTTATTGGAGGTTGGGGATATGCAAAGGATTTTCTAAACGACCAGTTAGGCATTTATTTTTCTGATCTTTGGCCAATCCTATTATTAATTGCTGGACTCTGGCTGATTTTTAATAAAAACGGTAAAGGAAAAACTATTCAGTTTCAAGATCCATTAGGAAATAATCCAAGCGCCACTGAAAGTAATGAACAGAAAATAAATTCATTTAATAGTGCTTATATCAGTGATCAGATTGATGAATCAGCAATATTTGCGGGCATCGAAAAATCAATTGATTCACAAAATTTCCGGGGCGGTAAAATTACATCAATTTTCGGAAGCTGTGAACTTGACTTAACGAGATGTAAATTAGCTCCGGGTGAAAACATTTTAGAACTTACAACACTTTTTGGCTCTACCGAATTACGAGTACCAACCGATTGGAAAATTATTACCTCGGTTACATCGGTATTTGGCGGTTTCGACGATAAACGATTTATGAACTTTCAACAAGCAACAACAAATTCGATACTTGTAATAAAAGGCTCCATCATTTTTGGTGGCGGCGAATTGAAGAGTTAGGATAATCATGTCCAATCCATTTCTTAGAAATAAAAAGATTTTATCTGTGTATTACCCAATATGGATTGCCCTATTTTTAATTCATATGAGTCTGCTCAGCTACTTTGTAAACGTTTCATTAATGAGCGCCGCTCTGGATTCTCTAATTTCTAATGGTTTGTATTTATTTATTGGTATTGGAATTTGGTATACAGTAAAATTTAATTCTATTGAGAATTATTCATCGAATAAAATATTGATTAATCATGTTACCGGCAGTATTCTCACATCTGCAATTTGGATTTTATCAATTTATTTTATTTTGAATCCCGTATTCTCAGATAATAAAACATATCTCCTTTTTCTGGAATCATCATTAATTTGGCGATTTCTGATTGGAATACTTTTTTACGCAGTCTTTGC
Coding sequences:
- a CDS encoding EutN/CcmL family microcompartment protein: MYLAKVVGNIVSTQKNVFLKGHKLLVCKQISLDGQFTDNKDVISLDTLDAGIGDRVIIAQEGDAVQQILGNKSTPVNTMIIAIVDNIEINEDNKT
- the dprA gene encoding DNA-processing protein DprA, whose amino-acid sequence is MNDLNELAYLKLLSSTENIGPQKILALKSHFKSFENIYASTLSEIIKVEGIHTSSALNIIKNKPHFESTKKILSNELDQLKKQGARLITYWEDEYPSILRNIYYPPILLYLKGSAKLNYGSKIAIVGTRTPTNYGRIQAENFAADLVENNLIIVSGLARGIDSASHNSALKKGGQTFAVIGSGLDVIYPSENKKLFEQICENGLVISEYELGTKPDAQNFPKRNRIISGLSIATLVIETRINGGAIQTANYAYDQDREVFAVPGNVNSQFSDGCNYLIKKNIARLVTSVHDILEELNIKLDQKSVSKLQPELDLNLFEAKTLSVLSDEPIYIDDIAEKTEMATSDCLVNLLTLEFKGVVKQFPGKMFVRI
- a CDS encoding replication-associated recombination protein A, with product MQSDPTNNYLPLAERCRPKNLEQFFGQSKLVGIDEPLRRMIEADSIQSMIFWGPPGSGKTTLARIIAQTTNSQFYQINAVSAGVKDVRQIIERAKLNLDHNQRTILFIDEIHRFNKSQQDALLSSVESGELVLIGATTENPSFEVIPALRSRVRIFVLEQLSSDDLSNILKHALENDEYLKNKRIRIDDEQFIIISSGGDARVLLNIVEAAVLHEKEKDEIIIDNPLIEKILQQKNILYDKSGEEHFNIISAFIKSMRGSDPDAAVYWLARMIEGGEDPLFIARRMIIFASEDIGNASPNALLLAVATFQAIEKIGMPESRIILSQCATYLASSVKSNSAYLAIDKALGDVKALSQFPVPMHLRNAPTSLMKNLDYGKNYKYPHDFENHFVLEDYLPDQIKNKQYYIPTSNGSEKAILERLKMLWNGKKKY
- a CDS encoding septum formation initiator family protein, with translation MKKNLVVRIVIGLLFLLVIGYLVFNDNGFIKFMKLKNEIHELQIRIDSADQKLKSLQQEIDSLQTSQEKIEKVARERYDMKFPDENVIKIDEN
- a CDS encoding D-alanine--D-alanine ligase, whose translation is MYKNKLNIALLVGGTSPERQVSKASSKSIYIALTELGYNVKVFDPGLGVDQLANIDDYFAVEDKGVLNDENYVKLVASPLFDNIDAVFIGLHGKWGEDGALQSLLELRGIKYTGSSILASAIAMDKIYSKIMFRHFGVLTPNWIDLEKGNYNLSDIKSLIKEKIFYPCIVKPNDSGSTIGLSKCKDESEIDSAVVEAFKYSSKILIEEFIPGRELTVAVIKNKTYPVLEIIPHSGFYDYESKYTPGMTDYIVPADIPDELSQYLQKQALLAFKALGCKTYSRVDFRVNEKSEAYVLEVNNLPGMTSTSLVPKMAKCAGLSFNELIDIILKDALS
- a CDS encoding Gfo/Idh/MocA family oxidoreductase gives rise to the protein MITSKSLLRKALPKKIKWGIAGCGIFAENNLLPAFQFLRRSKVVSLYSGDFYRAKNLSSKYGIPNAFDDFDKFLKSGIDAVYISSANANHYWQAIKAAESKLNILCERPIAITSVHASEMIDACKKNGVHLMVNYSHRFHPLVLKAKELLNLQILGKIFSISASSNIEVSPGQTFRFNKELSGGGVLIDVGSQVIDGLRFLGGNITDFKSFSDNIVHNSEVEDFSAAILKFEKGGYGQFNVFYSDKKPHSIIDIFGYNGSLSIESMMGKNGAITNLVINFPGEARKVFRKRGNRTVYMLKAVQKMFLKKQPDYSIAQDALESLKLIERITNSNK